From one Candidatus Aegiribacteria sp. genomic stretch:
- a CDS encoding 4Fe-4S binding protein: MNNPGVPFAILAVTLLMASCLPEDQVPGSGPDLTTELQVDTGYTYGEIVEGETSTFTLSWNAADDAEWYDIRISPHPINDSNWGTALRIDSVPAGDSTNIVAHVQVQPEVFENTCISCGLCVEACPQNAMSLIEGKAVIDLSRCTACGECVKVCPVNAITDSRFDQAYYFAIRAMGSGNTQSEVVSTSGSYRLRYANRENWCGDCAYNCYILLDSCGPGCPVDAIWYTPDWNTPGEDSGLVHIDYDRCINCGQCFIQCHEYGLWSIMKEVVEE; this comes from the coding sequence TTGAATAATCCAGGCGTGCCCTTTGCCATTTTAGCAGTAACATTGCTTATGGCTTCCTGTCTGCCTGAGGACCAGGTGCCGGGCTCCGGTCCGGATTTAACCACGGAACTGCAGGTGGATACCGGTTATACCTATGGAGAAATTGTAGAAGGCGAAACATCCACATTTACATTAAGCTGGAACGCGGCAGACGATGCCGAGTGGTACGATATCAGAATATCACCGCATCCCATTAACGATTCCAATTGGGGTACCGCATTGAGAATAGACTCAGTTCCCGCCGGTGACAGTACCAATATTGTTGCACATGTGCAGGTGCAACCTGAAGTTTTTGAGAATACATGCATATCGTGCGGTCTTTGCGTTGAAGCCTGCCCTCAGAACGCAATGAGTCTGATTGAAGGCAAGGCTGTTATTGACCTTAGCAGATGCACAGCCTGCGGAGAGTGTGTAAAAGTATGTCCTGTCAACGCTATTACTGACAGCCGCTTCGATCAGGCATACTACTTTGCCATCAGAGCCATGGGCTCTGGGAATACACAGTCTGAAGTAGTTTCCACTTCAGGTAGTTACAGGCTAAGATACGCGAACAGGGAAAACTGGTGCGGTGACTGTGCTTACAATTGTTACATACTGTTGGATTCATGCGGACCCGGCTGTCCAGTTGACGCTATCTGGTACACACCGGACTGGAATACCCCCGGGGAGGATTCCGGTCTTGTACATATCGATTATGACCGTTGTATAAATTGCGGCCAGTGCTTTATTCAGTGCCATGAGTACGGGCTCTGGTCAATAATGAAAGAGGTGGTGGAGGAATGA
- a CDS encoding 4Fe-4S binding protein, translated as MAAGSLSYSQDAGGSVIQWDPIESTYESLIIRCSETVYETEDSDWGVILATVYPDSSGDFPVSVQIPGAFVVDPEKCIACGICINQCPTDAITVDTDGKAVINADLCIACGICVNVCPVDAIFSPSSDLQYGLFGVNGEGIEVFIQGSVQ; from the coding sequence ATGGCTGCCGGTTCCCTTTCCTATTCGCAGGATGCCGGAGGAAGTGTTATACAGTGGGACCCGATTGAATCCACCTATGAATCTCTTATTATCCGCTGTTCGGAGACAGTGTACGAAACGGAGGATTCTGATTGGGGAGTGATTCTTGCTACAGTATATCCTGACTCCAGCGGAGACTTTCCTGTTTCGGTTCAAATTCCGGGAGCTTTCGTTGTTGATCCTGAGAAATGCATTGCATGTGGTATATGCATAAATCAATGTCCTACGGACGCTATAACAGTAGATACGGACGGAAAAGCTGTAATCAATGCTGATCTGTGCATAGCCTGCGGAATATGCGTGAACGTATGTCCGGTGGATGCTATTTTTTCTCCATCATCGGATTTGCAGTACGGCCTGTTCGGGGTGAATGGGGAAGGTATAGAGGTGTTCATCCAGGGATCAGTTCAATGA
- a CDS encoding 4Fe-4S binding protein, with product MRERMSGGCYFFSIIGFAVRPVRGEWGRYRGVHPGISSMNRKAILVLTVVLILATVVFADTFFRVDRSACTGCGDCVEVCPVEAIEIIDGKSHIDPEKCIGCGFCQGVCSYDAIR from the coding sequence ATGCGTGAACGTATGTCCGGTGGATGCTATTTTTTCTCCATCATCGGATTTGCAGTACGGCCTGTTCGGGGTGAATGGGGAAGGTATAGAGGTGTTCATCCAGGGATCAGTTCAATGAACCGAAAAGCGATACTTGTATTAACTGTCGTACTTATTCTTGCAACGGTAGTATTTGCCGACACCTTCTTCAGGGTTGACCGTTCCGCATGTACTGGATGCGGAGACTGCGTTGAAGTATGCCCTGTGGAGGCAATAGAAATAATCGACGGGAAGTCTCACATTGATCCGGAAAAATGCATAGGCTGCGGGTTCTGTCAGGGGGTATGCAGCTATGATGCGATACGTTAA
- a CDS encoding 4Fe-4S binding protein, producing the protein MRYVKVFVAVATALVLFISCEGPVESTQLIVNTDDCTGCGKCVEVCPYNAIEVIDGDAVIDPSLCHFCYRCVEECPEGAIY; encoded by the coding sequence ATGCGATACGTTAAAGTATTCGTCGCAGTTGCAACTGCGTTAGTTCTGTTCATTTCCTGCGAGGGGCCTGTGGAAAGCACTCAGCTTATTGTTAATACCGATGACTGCACCGGGTGCGGCAAATGCGTGGAAGTCTGTCCTTACAATGCAATCGAAGTTATCGATGGTGATGCGGTTATCGATCCCTCACTGTGTCATTTCTGCTACAGATGCGTTGAGGAATGTCCGGAAGGAGCGATATACTGA
- a CDS encoding sulfite exporter TauE/SafE family protein, producing the protein MFDSLGAGLTLGLATGTACLATCGPIYVSYLMGEKRTGLQSLWVILKLNGGRFISYAIFGALVGMLGGAIPATVRIPLTYAGYILFALYLLLSVVRIRKTCTGCHAGKVLKVTSSPFLLGVLTGFSVCPAFLIAVTVAFETSGPFSGMMLFIGFFIGTTAYMLPFALFGILTMKGWITKAARMIAVVVAIYFGAMGVRGLVTWITQPSLRYHYSQDAVKTSEIAESDRDSIFSIEDADTLYIVSFSNDEDDMGNQLAEDIVMDGLPPIKVVAATEASWRETVTTIPGFSAVIVPHWVDDRSGAGTARWQEAFAEYLEDTHMRTFAVEYQPYCADRVRGIQSFLGRYSFRCHPDSGFVFLMMNPLTCAPSECSTCDIPH; encoded by the coding sequence TTGTTTGATAGTTTAGGTGCCGGGCTGACCCTGGGGCTTGCCACTGGAACCGCCTGTCTCGCTACATGCGGCCCCATATACGTTTCATATTTAATGGGCGAGAAACGAACAGGGCTTCAATCCCTGTGGGTGATTCTTAAGCTTAATGGCGGCAGGTTCATATCGTACGCCATATTCGGTGCCCTGGTGGGGATGCTTGGAGGAGCGATACCGGCCACGGTACGGATACCTCTCACCTATGCGGGATATATACTGTTTGCCCTCTATCTGCTTTTATCCGTCGTACGGATTCGCAAGACATGCACAGGTTGCCATGCCGGGAAGGTGCTGAAGGTCACCAGTAGTCCTTTTCTGCTTGGTGTTCTTACAGGCTTTTCTGTATGTCCGGCCTTCCTGATAGCGGTAACGGTAGCCTTTGAAACCAGCGGCCCTTTCAGCGGCATGATGCTCTTCATCGGGTTTTTTATAGGAACTACTGCCTATATGCTGCCGTTTGCCCTGTTCGGGATTCTTACAATGAAGGGCTGGATCACGAAGGCCGCCCGTATGATAGCGGTAGTGGTAGCGATCTATTTCGGAGCCATGGGAGTTAGGGGCCTTGTAACCTGGATTACACAGCCCTCTCTTAGATATCATTACAGCCAGGATGCTGTAAAAACATCTGAAATAGCAGAATCTGACAGAGATTCCATCTTTTCCATAGAGGATGCGGATACGCTGTACATTGTATCCTTCTCAAATGATGAGGATGATATGGGAAATCAGCTTGCAGAAGATATAGTGATGGATGGGCTGCCTCCAATTAAAGTAGTGGCGGCAACCGAAGCCAGCTGGCGGGAAACAGTGACCACAATTCCAGGGTTTTCCGCTGTGATAGTTCCGCATTGGGTTGACGACAGGTCCGGAGCCGGAACGGCGCGATGGCAGGAAGCCTTTGCTGAATACCTGGAGGATACGCACATGAGAACCTTTGCAGTGGAATATCAGCCTTACTGTGCTGACAGGGTAAGAGGGATTCAGTCGTTTCTGGGAAGGTACAGTTTCAGGTGTCATCCTGACTCCGGGTTTGTATTCCTGATGATGAATCCTCTGACATGTGCTCCTTCGGAGTGTTCAACCTGTGATATTCCTCATTAG